Proteins from a genomic interval of Candidatus Flexicrinis proximus:
- the acnA gene encoding aconitate hydratase AcnA: MANTLDTFGARDTFSVGDRTYSYYRLSALSDLGIGGIDRLPISIKILLENALRHLDNFAVTEKDVRSIAEWDPKATTKAEIPFKPARVVLQDFTGVPCVVDLAALRSAMVRMGGDPARINPIIPVDLVIDHSVQVDAFGSADALKINAQYEFERNLERYEFLHWGQKAFQNFKVVPPATGIVHQVNLEYLAKVIKVGADGTAYPDTLVGTDSHTTMINGIGVLGWGVGGIEAEAAMLGQPIYMLMPEVIGFKLTGQLREGATATDLVLVVTQMLRKKGVVDKFVEFYGAGLSKLSLPDRATIANMAPEYGATMGFFPVDAEALSYLRRTGRDDSLIDLVEAYSRRQGMYRTDDSVDPVFTDALELDLSTVEPSMAGPQRPQDRVLLREMKATFKKALKAPVNERGYELPDEQLGRTGVIANGDRHEIKHGAVVIAAITSCTNTSNPSVMIGAGLLAKKAVEKGLVRQPHVKTSLAPGSKVVTEYLNKAGLTEYLDALGFQTVGYGCTTCIGNSGPLPTEVSAAVNDANLVAAAVLSGNRNFAGRISADVKANFLASPPLVVAYALAGTVDIDFDNEPIGTGGDGQLVYLRDIWPTQKEVLDVVGSSITAAMYREQYGNVYYGNPDWNAIPSGSSAVYNWTDSSTYIQEPPFFVDMPADAQGVSPIAGARALAMFGDSVTTDHISPAGGIAKDSPAGQYLIDKGVEKKDFNSYGTRRGNDRVMTRGTFANIRLRNLLAPGTEGSVTFHLPTKELTSIYEAAQRYIGAKTPLVLLAGKDYGMGSSRDWAAKGTFLLGVRAVIAQSFERIHRSNLAMMGVLPLVFEEGQSWQSLGITGHEFFTIEGLNDEILPKQKLVVVARSENGDEKRFTVTARLDSAVEVEYYKNGGILQTVLRNFLKE; this comes from the coding sequence ATGGCGAACACGCTCGATACATTCGGCGCACGCGACACGTTCAGCGTTGGTGACCGCACCTATTCCTACTACCGGCTCTCCGCCCTCAGCGATCTGGGCATCGGTGGCATCGACCGCCTGCCAATCAGCATCAAGATATTGCTGGAAAACGCCCTGCGCCACCTCGACAATTTCGCGGTGACGGAGAAAGACGTTCGCAGCATCGCGGAATGGGATCCGAAAGCCACCACAAAAGCCGAAATCCCTTTCAAGCCGGCGCGCGTGGTCCTGCAGGACTTCACCGGCGTACCGTGCGTCGTCGATCTGGCGGCGCTGCGCTCGGCGATGGTGCGGATGGGCGGCGATCCCGCCCGAATCAATCCGATTATCCCCGTCGACCTGGTGATCGACCATTCGGTACAGGTCGATGCGTTTGGCTCGGCCGATGCGCTCAAGATCAACGCGCAGTATGAATTCGAGCGCAATCTGGAACGCTACGAGTTTCTGCACTGGGGCCAGAAGGCCTTCCAGAACTTCAAAGTCGTCCCCCCGGCGACCGGCATCGTGCATCAGGTCAACCTTGAGTATCTGGCGAAGGTCATTAAGGTCGGCGCGGACGGGACGGCCTACCCCGATACACTGGTCGGCACGGACAGCCACACGACCATGATCAACGGGATCGGCGTGCTGGGTTGGGGCGTCGGCGGTATCGAGGCCGAAGCCGCGATGCTGGGCCAACCGATCTATATGCTGATGCCGGAAGTGATCGGCTTCAAGCTGACCGGCCAACTGCGCGAGGGCGCGACGGCGACCGATCTGGTGCTGGTGGTCACACAAATGCTGCGGAAGAAGGGTGTCGTCGATAAGTTCGTCGAGTTCTACGGCGCCGGGCTGAGCAAACTGAGCCTGCCCGACCGCGCGACGATCGCCAATATGGCGCCGGAATACGGCGCGACAATGGGCTTTTTCCCGGTCGATGCCGAAGCGCTGAGTTATCTGCGCCGGACCGGCCGCGACGACTCGCTGATTGACCTCGTGGAAGCCTATTCGAGGCGTCAGGGGATGTACCGCACCGACGACAGCGTTGACCCGGTCTTCACCGACGCGCTGGAACTGGATTTGAGCACGGTTGAGCCGAGCATGGCGGGGCCGCAGCGGCCGCAGGACCGCGTATTGCTGCGTGAAATGAAGGCGACCTTCAAGAAGGCACTGAAAGCCCCGGTCAATGAACGCGGCTACGAACTGCCGGACGAGCAGTTGGGGCGCACCGGCGTGATTGCCAACGGCGATCGGCACGAGATCAAGCATGGCGCGGTAGTGATCGCCGCGATCACGAGCTGCACCAACACGAGCAACCCGTCGGTGATGATCGGCGCCGGGCTGCTGGCGAAGAAAGCGGTCGAAAAGGGTCTGGTACGCCAGCCGCACGTCAAGACCAGCCTCGCGCCTGGTTCGAAGGTGGTTACCGAATACCTGAACAAGGCGGGGCTGACGGAGTACCTGGACGCGCTGGGGTTCCAGACGGTTGGATATGGCTGCACGACCTGCATCGGCAACAGCGGGCCGCTGCCCACGGAGGTGAGCGCGGCGGTCAACGATGCGAATCTGGTCGCGGCGGCAGTGCTCAGCGGGAACCGCAACTTCGCAGGCCGGATCAGCGCAGACGTAAAGGCCAATTTCCTGGCTTCGCCACCGCTGGTCGTCGCCTACGCGCTGGCGGGCACAGTGGACATTGATTTCGACAACGAGCCGATCGGAACGGGCGGCGACGGGCAGCTGGTTTACCTGCGGGACATCTGGCCAACCCAGAAGGAAGTCCTGGATGTGGTCGGATCGTCGATCACGGCGGCAATGTACCGCGAGCAGTATGGCAACGTTTACTACGGAAATCCGGACTGGAACGCCATCCCCTCGGGGAGCAGCGCGGTCTACAACTGGACGGACAGCAGCACCTATATTCAGGAGCCGCCGTTCTTCGTGGATATGCCGGCGGATGCGCAGGGGGTGAGCCCAATTGCAGGCGCACGCGCTCTGGCGATGTTCGGCGACAGCGTCACCACCGATCATATCAGCCCGGCAGGCGGGATCGCCAAGGACAGCCCAGCGGGGCAATACCTGATCGATAAAGGTGTGGAGAAGAAGGATTTCAACAGCTACGGCACGCGGCGCGGCAATGACCGTGTGATGACGCGTGGCACCTTCGCCAATATCCGTTTGCGGAACCTGCTCGCGCCCGGGACGGAAGGCAGCGTCACCTTCCATCTGCCTACCAAAGAACTCACCAGCATTTACGAGGCGGCGCAGCGCTACATCGGCGCCAAGACCCCGCTCGTCCTGCTGGCCGGCAAGGACTATGGCATGGGCAGCAGCCGCGACTGGGCGGCTAAGGGTACATTCCTGCTCGGCGTTCGGGCGGTCATCGCCCAGAGCTTCGAGCGCATTCACCGTTCGAACCTGGCGATGATGGGTGTGCTGCCGCTGGTGTTCGAGGAAGGCCAGTCGTGGCAGAGTCTGGGCATCACCGGCCATGAATTCTTCACGATCGAAGGGCTGAACGACGAGATCCTGCCCAAGCAGAAGCTGGTTGTGGTGGCGCGGTCGGAAAACGGCGACGAGAAGCGCTTTACGGTCACGGCCCGCCTCGACTCCGCGGTTGAGGTCGAGTACTACAAGAACGGCGGAATCCTGCAGACCGTCCTGCGGAATTTCCTCAAGGAGTAG
- a CDS encoding YcaQ family DNA glycosylase, with amino-acid sequence MKLTRDHVRTALLHAQGLIDAPAAEVTKDDIVAAIRRMHLLQIDTISVVNRSPYLVLHSRLGAYPTKWLTDLLAERHVFEYWSHAACFLPGEDYRYYRPFMIERRAPTSRSSLHAARYIPQKTLDHVRNHVREKGATRSADFERSDGKKGTWWDWKEEKLALEYLFDIGELMVSKREGFQRVYDLQERVRPWDDQHTPHRDESFRAWIEQTALALGVAPAAWFADYFRLKKATATVALQSLLADGTLVEIAVMGESVPYYAHKSAKKTLKAISDGAIMPTRTVLLSPFDPVAWHRERLLAMFGMDYKIEVYTPGPKRKYGYFTLPILHEGRMVGRLDPKAHRTEKRFEVRAIHLEPDVVVDEKLVHGLARTIRDFAEWHGTPQVSVGTTDPASLGDALRSTGIL; translated from the coding sequence ATGAAACTGACACGCGATCACGTCCGTACAGCGCTGCTCCACGCCCAGGGCTTGATTGATGCCCCCGCTGCGGAAGTCACAAAAGATGATATTGTGGCCGCCATAAGGCGCATGCATCTCCTGCAGATCGACACCATCAGTGTCGTCAACCGCAGTCCGTATCTGGTGCTGCACAGCCGTCTTGGCGCGTATCCGACCAAGTGGCTGACCGACCTGCTGGCTGAACGCCACGTCTTCGAGTACTGGTCGCACGCGGCCTGTTTCCTGCCTGGGGAAGATTATCGCTACTACCGGCCGTTCATGATCGAACGGCGTGCGCCAACCAGCCGCAGCAGCCTTCACGCGGCCCGTTACATTCCCCAGAAGACCCTGGATCACGTCAGGAACCATGTGCGCGAAAAAGGCGCTACGCGCTCAGCCGACTTTGAACGCTCGGATGGCAAGAAGGGAACCTGGTGGGACTGGAAAGAAGAAAAACTGGCGCTCGAATACCTCTTTGATATCGGCGAGTTGATGGTCTCGAAGCGTGAAGGTTTTCAGCGCGTATACGACCTTCAGGAACGTGTCCGGCCCTGGGACGACCAGCATACGCCGCACCGCGACGAGAGTTTTCGGGCATGGATTGAGCAGACGGCCCTGGCGCTTGGAGTTGCACCAGCCGCATGGTTTGCCGATTACTTCCGGCTCAAGAAGGCAACCGCAACCGTGGCACTCCAGTCACTGCTGGCAGACGGCACGCTCGTCGAGATAGCGGTCATGGGCGAGTCTGTGCCCTACTATGCGCATAAATCAGCGAAGAAGACCCTCAAGGCCATTTCCGACGGCGCGATCATGCCCACCCGGACTGTTCTCCTGTCGCCCTTTGACCCCGTAGCCTGGCACCGCGAACGTCTGCTGGCCATGTTCGGTATGGACTACAAAATCGAAGTCTACACGCCCGGACCGAAGCGAAAATACGGCTACTTCACGCTGCCGATTCTCCATGAAGGCCGGATGGTTGGGCGGCTCGACCCCAAAGCGCACCGCACGGAGAAACGCTTTGAGGTGCGCGCAATCCACCTTGAGCCGGATGTCGTCGTGGATGAGAAGCTCGTACACGGTCTCGCGCGTACAATCCGCGACTTCGCCGAGTGGCACGGCACACCGCAGGTCAGCGTGGGCACGACCGACCCGGCTTCGCTGGGAGACGCGCTGCGCTCGACCGGCATCCTTTAG
- a CDS encoding glycosyltransferase family 39 protein, which translates to MVSLRRRWLLIATISIAAVAISLAFNLLPVLRGNEDWSWPYRPAPVARLPVLVAVVAAYLLAVRTVLITGRFAVATALTGSVIFSLTVAYVRDGDILWSLLGHVAAQSASGEHWGASVLNWSGGEWRNWTGTMSHYLGSVGTSPPGMLITYGGVAALLESVPNLADRMAAPLIPYLCTNTWYQSFSVSEWASAWLGILTPVWASLAVFPIYAVARRHSDERGARMAVLLWPLVPGVSAFIASSSTFFPAFAMFIINAFERAWAGRNLVRWLWPGLLFGLCTFVNFAFLPLGVFLGIYALILRAQQARTFRSFLWPLVVAICAGLVPWLIFWIATGQTPLEILLQALVYQSSRNQSYFVGLWLNIWDWALWSGLLVTGITLAETAVNVVYQRDLRRTSLSTALTISVLMLSLTGLTRGESGRIWLLFAPLAVVVAGRVFARQQGGRSYFAALCMQALLTSIMIYTIEPHAFGDAAQPPPAPQVAVSRPADAVFRSTRGEAFRMVGWDAQVLDGAVTLSMQFDSIAQPLDEYPIGVVLVAPDGTSFGSPPFQPGFDELAYPTSCWRPGQRVGIRMALDLPADAPAGEWWISVAFFGDAGGVENRFSVLNGQTPDLQVGLGPVPVP; encoded by the coding sequence TTGGTTAGCCTTCGGCGCCGCTGGCTTTTGATCGCGACGATTTCGATCGCCGCGGTCGCAATCTCGTTGGCATTCAACCTGCTCCCCGTCCTGCGTGGCAATGAGGACTGGTCATGGCCCTATCGGCCCGCACCAGTGGCTCGGCTGCCGGTTTTGGTTGCGGTCGTAGCTGCCTACCTGCTTGCGGTGCGAACCGTCCTGATCACAGGGCGCTTTGCCGTGGCTACGGCACTGACCGGCTCGGTTATCTTCTCGCTTACAGTCGCCTATGTCCGCGATGGCGACATTTTGTGGTCGCTCCTGGGGCATGTTGCAGCGCAGTCGGCCTCTGGTGAGCACTGGGGTGCGTCCGTCCTCAACTGGTCAGGCGGAGAGTGGCGCAACTGGACCGGCACCATGAGTCATTATCTGGGCAGCGTCGGCACAAGCCCGCCCGGCATGCTGATCACCTATGGCGGCGTGGCCGCCCTGCTGGAGTCTGTTCCAAATCTTGCAGATCGCATGGCCGCGCCGCTTATCCCATACCTGTGTACCAACACCTGGTATCAGTCCTTTTCGGTTTCGGAGTGGGCATCGGCCTGGCTGGGAATTCTCACCCCGGTCTGGGCATCGTTGGCCGTTTTCCCGATCTATGCCGTCGCACGCCGGCACTCCGATGAACGCGGCGCGCGGATGGCTGTCCTGCTCTGGCCGCTCGTGCCGGGCGTATCAGCGTTCATCGCATCCAGCAGCACGTTCTTCCCGGCCTTCGCGATGTTCATTATCAATGCCTTCGAACGCGCGTGGGCTGGTCGCAACCTGGTGCGCTGGCTGTGGCCGGGGCTTCTCTTTGGCCTGTGCACATTCGTCAACTTCGCGTTTCTTCCGCTTGGCGTGTTCCTCGGCATCTATGCGCTCATCCTGCGCGCGCAGCAGGCGCGAACCTTCAGATCGTTCCTCTGGCCCCTTGTGGTTGCGATCTGTGCCGGCCTGGTACCCTGGCTGATCTTCTGGATCGCCACCGGGCAAACCCCGCTCGAAATCCTGCTGCAGGCGCTGGTCTATCAGTCCTCGCGCAATCAATCCTACTTCGTGGGGCTGTGGCTCAATATCTGGGATTGGGCGCTCTGGTCCGGCCTGCTCGTGACGGGTATCACCCTCGCCGAGACTGCCGTGAACGTCGTCTACCAGCGCGATCTGCGCCGCACCTCCCTCTCTACAGCCTTGACGATCTCCGTGTTGATGCTCTCGCTCACCGGCTTGACCCGCGGCGAATCGGGCCGGATTTGGCTGTTGTTTGCGCCGCTGGCAGTAGTCGTTGCGGGGAGAGTATTTGCCCGGCAGCAGGGAGGGCGATCGTACTTCGCGGCGCTGTGTATGCAGGCCCTCCTGACTTCCATTATGATCTATACCATTGAACCCCACGCCTTCGGCGATGCGGCTCAGCCGCCGCCGGCGCCACAGGTGGCAGTATCCCGCCCCGCTGATGCGGTCTTCAGGAGTACGCGCGGCGAAGCCTTCCGGATGGTCGGCTGGGATGCTCAGGTGTTGGATGGAGCGGTCACGCTCTCCATGCAGTTCGACTCGATCGCCCAACCCCTCGACGAATACCCGATAGGGGTTGTGCTTGTCGCGCCCGATGGCACCTCATTCGGCAGTCCGCCGTTTCAGCCCGGCTTCGATGAGCTTGCCTATCCCACCTCGTGCTGGCGGCCTGGGCAGCGCGTGGGCATCCGCATGGCTCTGGACCTTCCCGCAGACGCCCCGGCAGGCGAGTGGTGGATCAGCGTCGCGTTCTTCGGCGACGCGGGCGGTGTCGAGAACCGCTTTTCGGTTCTCAACGGCCAAACCCCCGACCTTCAGGTCGGACTCGGACCCGTCCCCGTACCTTGA
- a CDS encoding dipeptide ABC transporter ATP-binding protein, translating to MSAVQSAVGAKADVSHDTILSVRNLQKHFPITAGLIVQRQVGAVRAVDGVDFDVKRGETLGLVGESGCGKSTTGRTILQLYRPTGGSVVFEGRELTTMKGEELRKLRQEMQIIFQDPFASLNPRMTVGNIVSEPLRIHNVLRGKELREYVEALLERVGLNPFYINRYPHEFSGGQRQRIGIARALALKPKFIVCDEPISALDVSIQAQVVNLLEDLQEEFNLTYLFIAHDLSMVRHICDRVAVMYLGKIVELAPTDELYDNPLHPYTQALLSAVPVPDPTVEEGRQRILIAGDLPSPANPPTGCNFNTRCPVRFDYCFRDPDPELIEVTPGHFVACHRVTEA from the coding sequence ATGTCGGCTGTTCAAAGTGCAGTGGGCGCCAAAGCGGATGTGTCGCACGACACAATTCTCAGCGTCCGTAACCTGCAAAAGCACTTCCCGATCACCGCTGGCCTGATCGTTCAGCGTCAGGTTGGCGCTGTGCGCGCGGTCGACGGCGTGGATTTCGATGTAAAGCGCGGTGAAACGCTCGGCCTGGTCGGCGAGTCCGGCTGTGGCAAGAGCACCACGGGGCGTACAATCCTTCAGCTGTACCGTCCTACCGGCGGCTCGGTCGTGTTCGAAGGCCGTGAACTCACCACCATGAAGGGCGAGGAACTGCGTAAGCTGCGTCAGGAGATGCAGATTATCTTCCAGGACCCGTTCGCTTCGCTCAACCCCCGAATGACGGTCGGTAACATCGTCAGCGAGCCGCTGCGTATTCACAACGTGCTGCGCGGCAAGGAACTGCGCGAGTATGTCGAGGCGCTGCTCGAACGCGTGGGTCTGAACCCCTTCTATATCAACCGCTATCCGCACGAGTTCTCGGGCGGTCAGCGTCAGCGTATCGGTATCGCCCGCGCCCTCGCCCTCAAGCCGAAGTTCATCGTCTGCGACGAACCGATTTCAGCGCTTGACGTGTCGATTCAGGCCCAGGTCGTCAACCTCCTGGAAGACCTCCAGGAAGAATTCAACCTGACCTACCTGTTCATCGCCCATGACCTCTCCATGGTTCGCCACATTTGCGACCGCGTGGCCGTCATGTACCTGGGCAAGATCGTGGAACTCGCCCCGACCGACGAATTGTACGACAACCCGCTGCATCCATATACGCAGGCGCTGTTGTCGGCTGTGCCGGTTCCTGATCCGACCGTTGAAGAAGGACGCCAGCGTATCCTGATCGCCGGTGATCTCCCCAGCCCGGCCAACCCGCCTACCGGCTGCAATTTCAATACCCGCTGCCCGGTGCGCTTCGATTACTGCTTCCGCGATCCCGACCCGGAGCTGATCGAGGTCACGCCGGGGCATTTCGTCGCCTGCCACCGTGTAACCGAAGCGTAA
- a CDS encoding ABC transporter ATP-binding protein, with protein MEVKNLVTRFYTQEGIIYAVNDVSYALAEGETLGVVGESGSGKSVHALSIMGLIPSPPGKVTNGEVIFQGRDLLKLSKEEMRLVRGAEIAMIFQDPMTSLNPVLTVGTQITEALKLHLGMNNTQADNRATELIDMVGIPDARKRLKQYPHQFSGGMRQRIMIAMALSCNPKLLIADEPTTALDVTIQAQIIELVKQLQKELGMAMIWITHDLGVVAGLADTIQVMYAGRIVERGPIKSVFQDPRSAYTLGLLRSLPRLDLDSKRQRLVQIEGSPPDMRVEPVGDSFAPRNPYRTDRCWTETPPLRRAEGGVDGHLVAAWYDLREAIKQEKEGKR; from the coding sequence ATGGAGGTGAAAAACCTCGTCACCCGGTTTTACACCCAAGAGGGCATAATTTACGCAGTCAATGACGTGAGTTACGCGCTTGCTGAGGGTGAGACGCTGGGGGTAGTAGGGGAGTCGGGCAGCGGCAAGTCGGTACATGCGCTGTCTATTATGGGCTTGATCCCCAGCCCGCCGGGAAAAGTGACCAACGGTGAGGTGATTTTTCAGGGGCGCGATCTGCTCAAATTGAGCAAGGAAGAAATGCGCCTGGTGCGTGGTGCCGAAATCGCCATGATCTTCCAGGACCCTATGACGTCACTCAATCCCGTGTTGACGGTGGGGACGCAGATTACCGAAGCGCTGAAGCTTCATCTCGGCATGAATAACACACAGGCCGATAACCGCGCCACCGAACTGATCGACATGGTCGGTATTCCGGACGCGCGCAAGCGCCTCAAGCAGTATCCGCATCAGTTCTCGGGCGGTATGCGCCAGCGTATTATGATCGCCATGGCGCTGTCCTGTAATCCGAAGCTCCTCATCGCCGATGAGCCGACGACGGCGCTCGATGTCACCATTCAGGCGCAGATTATCGAACTGGTGAAGCAGCTTCAAAAAGAGCTCGGCATGGCAATGATCTGGATTACCCACGATCTCGGTGTTGTGGCCGGGCTGGCCGACACCATTCAGGTCATGTATGCCGGCCGGATTGTCGAACGTGGCCCGATCAAGTCGGTGTTTCAGGACCCGCGCAGCGCCTATACGCTCGGCCTGCTGCGCTCGCTTCCCCGCCTTGACCTCGACAGCAAGCGTCAGCGTCTGGTCCAGATCGAAGGATCGCCCCCGGACATGCGCGTTGAGCCGGTAGGTGATTCGTTCGCGCCGCGTAACCCGTACCGCACTGATCGCTGCTGGACCGAAACGCCTCCCCTGCGTCGTGCTGAAGGTGGCGTTGACGGACACCTTGTGGCGGCGTGGTATGATTTGCGTGAAGCGATCAAGCAAGAGAAGGAAGGGAAGCGCTAA
- a CDS encoding DinB family protein, whose translation MRVDFTPIRERTQKAIPFAAQYTLEDIRSAAIESVESMLNLIADLDDSDVTFVPVDPEANDPYAAPEEQNIGWTLAHLIVHVTASTEEYVSVASVISRGIDYPREPRLRYETHWKSLTTKLQCEQRLRESLRIRLGYLDAFPDVILDGRWERGERFLELFGEVDAKAAYLFGLNHEAGHHAQMLEVRRQALAARAEPEAAAG comes from the coding sequence ATGCGCGTCGATTTCACCCCTATCCGCGAACGGACACAGAAAGCCATTCCCTTCGCGGCGCAATATACGCTGGAGGACATCCGGAGCGCAGCGATCGAAAGCGTCGAGTCTATGCTCAATCTGATTGCAGACCTCGACGACAGCGATGTGACGTTTGTACCTGTGGATCCCGAAGCGAACGACCCGTATGCCGCGCCAGAAGAGCAGAATATCGGGTGGACCCTTGCCCATCTGATCGTGCATGTCACGGCCAGCACCGAGGAGTATGTTTCGGTCGCGTCGGTCATTTCGCGTGGGATTGACTATCCGAGAGAGCCGCGTCTGCGCTACGAAACACACTGGAAGTCCCTGACTACTAAGCTGCAGTGCGAGCAGCGCTTGCGCGAAAGCCTGCGAATCCGTCTCGGATACCTGGATGCGTTCCCGGACGTTATCCTGGACGGGCGCTGGGAGCGCGGCGAGCGGTTCCTCGAACTGTTTGGCGAAGTCGACGCGAAGGCCGCGTATCTGTTTGGCCTGAACCATGAGGCCGGGCATCACGCACAAATGCTGGAAGTCCGGCGCCAGGCGCTGGCTGCACGAGCCGAGCCAGAAGCGGCGGCAGGCTAA
- a CDS encoding APC family permease — MADIRRTLIGEPIATSQAIHQRLSKLKALAVFSSDALSSSAYATEAILLVLVGVGTGALAYSWPIALAIAGLLMIVSFSYFQTIHAYPNGGGAYIVAKENLGVFPGLTAAASLLIDYVLTVAVSVSAGVAALTSAFPALVEFRVPIAILIVAFITLMNLRGVKESGTFFSIPTYGFIVGIFAMVLWGLLRLITGNVPAPHEGQVITDGVIGATQGLTLFIILRAFAAGCTALTGVEAISNGIPAFKPPESKHAGQTLIVMVVILSALFLGITFLANHFPIEVHAHGGPTVLAQLSAEVFGDGSVLFYYVQFATLFILSLAANTAYADFPRLASLISKDRYLPRQLTNFGDRLVYSNGIILLAVLASVLIFIFDAREHNLLPLYAVGVFISFTLSQSGMVIHWLNDRKKPHFVMTGNWRFKLGMNALGAVLTFVVGIVLMVTKFTEGAWLVIVAIPILIAGFLKIHQHYIDVAKSLTLDGLVPTPPRVARLERNHAPLIVLMNSLNRCSLQALEYGMQISDNVRAVAISVEPAQIDILRTKWRQWHLTSVPLDVIPSPYREITEPLLKYLHERDEADPEELPTIVVVPEFVVHKWWEKFLHNGTTNVIRAALYRDQIERGHGRPVIFVPYRIGDMLYQPDIIGRERPTSTPAKPTAPAHGPESKPPAAPGGSTPSAPTPPPASSNGGPSSK, encoded by the coding sequence ATGGCTGACATCCGCCGTACATTGATTGGTGAGCCGATCGCCACCAGTCAGGCAATCCACCAGCGCCTCTCAAAACTGAAGGCGCTAGCTGTTTTTAGCTCTGATGCACTTAGCTCAAGCGCCTATGCCACCGAAGCGATCCTGCTGGTGTTGGTTGGGGTTGGCACGGGCGCGCTAGCTTACAGCTGGCCGATCGCGCTGGCGATTGCCGGCCTGCTGATGATCGTGAGCTTCTCGTACTTTCAGACGATCCACGCCTACCCTAACGGCGGTGGTGCGTACATCGTCGCCAAAGAGAATCTGGGGGTATTCCCCGGACTCACCGCGGCAGCGTCGCTGCTGATCGACTATGTGCTGACGGTGGCAGTGTCGGTGTCCGCAGGCGTGGCGGCTCTGACCTCGGCGTTTCCGGCCCTGGTCGAGTTCAGGGTGCCAATCGCGATCCTGATCGTGGCGTTCATTACCCTGATGAACCTGCGCGGCGTCAAGGAATCCGGAACATTCTTCAGTATCCCGACTTATGGGTTCATCGTCGGCATTTTCGCGATGGTCCTGTGGGGGCTGTTACGTCTCATCACCGGGAATGTCCCGGCACCGCACGAAGGCCAGGTTATCACCGACGGGGTGATCGGCGCGACGCAGGGACTGACTCTATTCATCATCCTGCGCGCGTTCGCAGCAGGGTGTACTGCTTTGACTGGCGTCGAGGCGATCAGCAACGGTATTCCGGCCTTCAAGCCGCCAGAAAGCAAGCATGCGGGGCAGACGCTGATCGTCATGGTCGTGATCCTGTCCGCGCTGTTTCTGGGCATCACGTTCCTGGCTAATCACTTCCCGATCGAAGTCCATGCACACGGGGGGCCAACCGTCCTCGCGCAGCTCAGCGCAGAAGTATTCGGTGACGGCAGCGTGCTGTTCTACTACGTGCAGTTTGCCACGTTGTTCATCCTGTCGCTGGCGGCCAACACCGCGTACGCGGATTTTCCGCGGCTGGCCTCGCTGATCTCGAAGGACCGGTATCTGCCGCGCCAGCTCACCAACTTCGGCGACCGGCTGGTTTACAGCAACGGAATCATCCTGCTGGCCGTGCTGGCCTCGGTGCTGATCTTCATTTTCGACGCACGCGAACACAACCTACTGCCGCTGTATGCGGTCGGCGTATTCATCAGTTTCACGCTCTCCCAGAGCGGCATGGTCATTCACTGGCTGAACGACCGCAAGAAGCCGCACTTTGTCATGACGGGGAACTGGCGGTTCAAGCTCGGCATGAATGCCCTGGGCGCAGTCCTGACCTTCGTGGTCGGCATTGTGCTGATGGTGACCAAGTTCACCGAAGGCGCATGGCTGGTGATCGTGGCCATCCCGATCCTGATCGCCGGGTTCCTGAAGATCCACCAGCACTATATCGACGTAGCGAAGTCGCTGACGCTGGACGGACTGGTTCCGACCCCACCGCGCGTCGCACGTCTCGAGCGCAACCATGCCCCGCTGATCGTGTTGATGAACAGCCTGAACCGCTGCTCGCTGCAGGCGCTGGAATATGGCATGCAGATCAGCGATAACGTACGGGCGGTCGCTATTTCGGTCGAACCGGCACAGATCGACATTCTGCGTACGAAGTGGCGCCAGTGGCACCTGACGTCGGTTCCGCTGGATGTGATCCCGTCACCGTACCGCGAAATCACCGAGCCGCTGCTGAAGTACCTGCACGAGCGTGACGAAGCTGATCCTGAAGAACTGCCGACGATCGTCGTTGTCCCGGAATTCGTGGTACACAAGTGGTGGGAGAAGTTCCTGCACAACGGCACGACCAATGTGATCCGTGCAGCACTCTACCGTGACCAGATTGAGCGCGGACACGGCCGTCCGGTCATCTTCGTGCCGTACCGCATCGGCGATATGCTGTACCAGCCGGACATCATCGGCCGCGAGCGCCCCACGTCGACGCCTGCCAAGCCTACAGCGCCAGCCCATGGGCCAGAGAGCAAGCCGCCTGCCGCGCCGGGAGGTTCAACGCCCAGCGCCCCTACTCCACCGCCAGCCTCCAGCAATGGCGGCCCCAGCAGCAAATAA